One genomic region from Scomber scombrus chromosome 19, fScoSco1.1, whole genome shotgun sequence encodes:
- the acp7 gene encoding acid phosphatase type 7 translates to MVPVYAAYALLSLAPLLVLGVPPIWIQPEQVHLSYPGEPGSMEVTWTTFNKTESKVEYGLHGGRLFEFTAKGDATLFVDSGEEKRKLYIHRVILKGLKPAATYVYHCGSDVGWSDVFSFIALNDSTSFSPRFALYGDLGNENPQSLARLQKETQLSMYDAILHIGDFAYDMHEDNARIGDEFMRQIQSIAAYVPYMTCPGNHEATYNFSNYRNRFSMPGQTESLWYSWNLGSAHIISFSTEVYFYLEFGMDLIFKQYEWLKKDLEEANKPENRAVRPWIITMGHRPMYCSDDDQDDCTKFDSYVRLGRKDIKPPAPGLEDLFYRYGVDVELWAHEHTYERLWPVYGDKVYNGSKEQPYVNPKAPVHIITGSAGCRERHDKFNPNPKDWSAFRSTDYGYARMQVVNATHLYLEQVSDDQYGKVIDSIWVVKEKHGLSAWF, encoded by the exons ATGGTGCCTGTTTATGCTGCCTATGCCTTGTTGAGCCTTGCACCCCTGTTGGTGCTCGGTGTTCCTCCCATTTGGATCCAGCCAGAGCAGGTGCACCTCTCCTATCCAG GAGAGCCAGGTTCTATGGAGGTGACCTGGACCACTTTCAATAAGACAGAGAGTAAAGTGGAGTACGGCTTGCACGGCGGTCGCCTCTTTGAGTTTACAGCCAAAGGTGACGCTACTCTATTTGTGGACTctggagaagagaagaggaagctCTACATCCACAGAGTCATTCTCAAAGGCCTCAAACCTGCTGCTACTTATG tgtacCACTGTGGCAGTGATGTGGGCTGGAGTGACGTGTTCTCCTTCATTGCCTTGAATGACAGCACTAGTTTCAGTCCCAGGTTTGCTCTGTACGGTGACCTGGGCAATGAGAACCCCCAATCTCTGGCTCGACTGCAAAAGGAAACGCAGCTCAGCATGTATGACGCCATCCTACACATAG gGGACTTTGCCTATGATATGCATGAG GATAATGCCAGGATTGGAGATGAGTTTATGCGGCAGATCCAGTCCATAGCAGCCTATGTGCCCTACATGACCTGTCCAGGCAACCATGAAGCTACATA CAACTTCTCCAACTATAGAAATCGCTTCAGCATGCCAGGCCAAACCGAGAGCCTGTGGTACAG CTGGAATCTGGGGTCAGCTCACATCATCTCCTTCTCCACTGAGGTTTATTTCTATCTCGAATTTGGCATGGACCTTATCTTCAAGCAGTATGAGTGGTTGAAGAAAGACCTGGAG GAGGCCAACAAGCCCGAGAACAGAGCAGTGCGTCCATGGATCATCACCATGGGACACAGACCCATGTACTGCTCTGATGACGACCAGGATGACTGCACCAAGTTTGACTCATAT GTTCGGCTGGGACGAAAAGACATCAAACCACCAGCTCCTGGTCTAGAGGATCTATTTTACCGCTATG GCGTAGATGTGGAGTTGTGGGCACATGAGCACACGTATGAGAGGCTTTGGCCAGTCTACGGTGACAAG gtgTACAATGGAAGCAAAGAGCAACCTTATGTGAACCCCAAAGCTCCAGTGCACATTATTACAGGCTCTGCT GGCTGCAGAGAGAGGCATGACAAGTTCAATCCAAACCCCAAAGACTGGAGTGCTTTCCGCAGCACTGACTATGGCTACGCCCGCATGCAAGTGGTCAATGCCACCCATCTTTACTTGGAGCAGGTGTCTGATGACCAG TATGGCAAGGTGATTGACAGTATATGGGTGGTGAAGGAAAAGCATGGCCTGTCTGCCTGGTTCTGA
- the LOC134000659 gene encoding KATNB1-like protein 1 has product MDSNSEDGEYQHFEHAFLHDAVQYRVSYPHGRNTKQGDCDKNEEFNKKRFPVSRSGNNPGRVKRVVSCKRKTHHLTVVRKKQLGSGRNYDAANKENEMNCLQDMKQEIFDMDLWEFPLNVNNNDRTGRTGSEQPEYSTLTELTRDHNTMTNVLFGRHLRLKVALTLWHRNIGELLTYFLRIQDTGVFVDFLPLISKSIDEDSPVITIGCCVDLIPLVRKVLSNPYEDYVIVGLKWINSVLKNWWEELIASGCNGSTKLPLDKNFQVFNQQLLELWHQEPLLKSFPGPAGGMAKVIDSFLSQLT; this is encoded by the exons ATGGACTCCAACAGTGAAGACGGAGAGTACCAACATTTTGAACATGCCTTCCTGCACGATGCAGTCCAGTACAGAGTGAGCTATCCTCATGGGAGAAACACAAAACAG ggGGATTGTGATAAAAATGAGGAGTTCAACAAAAAAAG GTTTCCAGTGAGTCGCTCAGGCAACAACCCTGGCAGAGTGAAGCGGGTAGTGTCTTGTAAAAGGAAGACCCATCATCTGACGGTGGTTCGAAAGAAGCAGCTCGGGTCTGGGAGAAATTATGATGCGGCAAACAAGGAGAATGAGATGAACTGCTTGCAGGACATGAAACAGGAGATATTTGATATGGACCTTTGGGAGTTCCCACTTAATGTCAACAATAATGACAGGACAGGGAGAACTGGTTCTGAACAACCCGAGTACTCTACACTCACTGAG CTCACAAGGGATCATAACACAATGACTAATGTGCTCTTCGGAAGACATCTAAGGCTCAAAGTAGCCTTAACATTATGGCACAGAAATATTGGAGAGCTGTTGACATACTTCCTGAG AATCCAAGACACTGGTGTGTTTGTTGATTTTCTCCCCCTGATAAGCAAAAG CATCGATGAGGATTCTCCCGTGATTACCATTGGCTGTTGTGTTGACCTCATTCCTTTAGTGAGGAAAGTACTCAGCAATCCATATGAAGA CTACGTCATTGTTGGCTTAAAGTGGATAAATTCAGTTTTGAAAAACTGGTGGGAGGAACTCATAGCAAGTGGCTGTAATGGATCAACAAAGCTTCCACTGGATAA AAATTTCCAAGTCTTTAATCAGCAGCTATTGGAATTATGGCATCAGGAGCCTTTATTGAAATCATTTCCTGGACCTGCTGGAGGCATGGCAAAG GTCATTGACTCTTTCCTGTCTCAACTCACCTGA
- the zgc:194887 gene encoding fibrinogen-like protein 1-like protein yields the protein MKCLKCRLLAGLLLLLSLAGVDMEHLQAGNLNLLPLDEHNLVLNRGMRVLPRDCHEMLMTSSGQARDGVYLIQPGDSPIVAYCAMQEGGWTVVQHITMNSSVNFDRTWVEYKHGFGGVTGDHWLGNEYLHQLTRGPGRYKLGVKLVDRDAITKLGEYDPFLVEDEASAYRLRLGLFQGTAIDALTLDTENYLHDNQKFTTKDRDNDNYFQNCAKLEFQGVAGGGWWYDACAGANLNRRNVIYWQKDCNKERLCKYAWMMVRPSDTVKLVPSKDCKKDEL from the exons ATGAAGTGTTTGAAATGCAGACTGCTAGCAgggctcctcctgctgcttaGTCTGGCTGGAGTTGACATGGAGCATCTCCAAGCGGGGAACCTGAATCTCCTTCCCCTAGATGAGCACAATTTGGTCCTGAATCGTGGAATGAGAG TGCTGCCCAGAGACTGCCATGAAATGCTGATGACCTCTTCAGGCCAGGCCAGAGATGGCGTGTACCTGATCCAACCAGGTGACTCCCCTATAGTGGCTTACTGTGCCATGCAGGAGGGCGGATGGACCGTTGTGCAGCATATTACCATGAACAGCAGCGTGAATTTCGACCGTACCTGGGTTGAATACAAGCATGGGTTTGGGGGTGTCACTGGTGATCACTGGCTTGGGAATGAATACCTTCATCAGCTCACCCGTGGCCCTGGGCGCTACAAACTGGGAGTAAAACTAGTAGATCGAGATGCCATCACCAAGTTGGGGGAGTATGACCCTTTTCTGGTGGAGGATGAAGCCTCAGCATACAGGCTGAGGCTGGGGTTGTTCCAGGGCACTGCCATTGATGCCCTGACCCTAGACACAGAGAACTATCTACATGACAACCAAAAATTCACAACTAAAGACAGAGACAATGACAACTACTTCCAGAATTGCGCCAAGCTGGAGTTCCAGGGGGTGGCAGGAGGTGGCTGGTGGTATGACGCCTGCGCTGGCGCCAATCTGAACCGCAGGAATGTCATCTACTGGCAAAAGGACTGCAACAAGGAGCGACTGTGCAAGTATGCATGGATGATGGTGAGACCTTCAGACACCGTGAAACTGGTTCCCAGTAAAGACTGCAAAAAGGATGAGCTATGA
- the chrm5a gene encoding muscarinic acetylcholine receptor M5a, with protein sequence MEGEITLNSTVNTSTTDIHLATHSLWEVITIATVSAIVSLITIVGNVLVMLSFKVNSQLKTVNNYYLLSLAAADLIIGVFSMNLYTSYILMGYWALGNLACDLWLALDYVASNASVMNLLVISFDRYFSITRPLTYRAKRTPKRAGIMIGLAWLVSLILWAPPILCWQYFVGKRTVPERHCQIQFFSEPVITFGTAIAAFYIPVSVMTILYCRIYKETEKRTKDLAELQGIHYPTDSGVIQPQKTIIRSCFSCKLRSTSHDRNQPSWSSSSRSNAAKSAATTNDEWSKAGQLTTFNSYASSEDEDRPVSPGAFQPSFRNQACETSKSGVGSENEQLSSYEDDSFFQAPPKNNSQKSSKCVSYKFKPVAKDVHVEHQSKNGDTKMASSTFSSAESMSVPSTSSTSKPIDVTLKNQITKRKRMVLIKERKAAQTLSAILFAFILTWTPYNIMVLISTFCSDCIPLSLWHLGYWLCYVNSTVNPMCYALCNKTFQKTFRMLLLCQWKKKRIEEKLYWYGQNPIVNSKLT encoded by the coding sequence ATGGAAGGAGAAATCACACTAAACTCCACTGTTAATACCAGTACAACGGACATCCATCTGGCCACCCACAGTCTCTGGGAGGTAATCACCATTGCAACTGTGTCAGCTATAGTCAGCCTCATCACCATTGTGGGGAATGTTCTGGTAATGCTCTCCTTCAAAGTCAACAGCCAATTGAAGACAGTGAACAATTACTACTTGCTGAGTCTGGCAGCTGCGGACCTCATCATTGGTGTTTTCTCCATGAATCTGTATACCTCTTATATACTGATGGGCTACTGGGCTTTAGGAAACCTTGCTTGTGATCTTTGGTTGGCACTGGATTATGTAGCTAGTAATGCCTCAGTCATGAATTTGTTGGTGATCAGTTTTGACAGATATTTCTCCATCACCAGGCCTCTGACTTACAGGGCCAAACGGACTCCCAAACGAGCTGGGATCATGATAGGTTTGGCATGGCTGGTATCTCTTATTCTGTGGGCACCACCTATCCTCTGCTGGCAATACTTTGTAGGAAAAAGAACAGTGCCTGAGAGACACTGCCAGATCCAGTTTTTCTCTGAGCCTGTGATCACCTTTGGGACAGCGATCGCAGCCTTTTATATCCCTGTGTCAGTCATGACAATCCTATACTGTCGAATTTACaaggagacagagaagaggacCAAAGATCTGGCAGAGCTTCAGGGGATTCATTATCCCACAGACTCAGGGGTCATTCAACCTCAGAAGACCATTATTAGATCCTGTTTTAGCTGCAAACTAAGGTCAACTTCACATGACAGGAATCAACCCTCTTGGTCATCCTCAAGCAGGAGCAATGCTGCCAAGTCAGCAGCAACCACCAATGATGAGTGGTCCAAAGCTGGTCAGTTGACCACCTTCAACAGTTATGCCTCCTCAGAAGATGAGGACAGACCCGTGTCTCCGGGGGCCTTTCAGCCCTCCTTCAGGAATCAGGCTTGTGAGACCAGCAAGAGTGGAGTTGGAAGTGAGAATGAACAACTCAGCAGCTATGAAGATGACAGCTTCTTTCAGGCACCACCCAAAAATAACTCTCAGAAGAGCAGCAAGTGTGTCTCCTACAAATTCAAGCCTGTGGCCAAAGATGTTCATGTGGAGCACCAGAGCAAAAATGGAGACACCAAAATGGCATCTTCAACGTTCTCCTCGGCTGAGTCCATGAGTGTCCCATCCACGTCCTCGACGTCTAAGCCCATAGATGTCACACTAAAGAACCAGATCaccaagaggaagaggatggtgCTGATCAAGGAGAGAAAGGCAGCTCAGACTCTCAGTGCTATCTTGTTTGCCTTCATCCTTACATGGACGCCTTATAACATCATGGTGCTTATTTCCACGTTCTGCTCTGACTGCATTCCCCTTTCACTCTGGCACCTAGGCTACTGGCTGTGCTACGTCAACAGCACAGTCAATCCTATGTGCTACGCCCTTTGTAACAAGACTTTTCAAAAGACCTTCCGCATGCTCTTGCTCTGCcaatggaagaagaaaagaattGAGGAGAAACTATATTGGTATGGACAAAACCCAATTGTCAACTCCAAACTtacatga